The following proteins come from a genomic window of Nautilia profundicola AmH:
- a CDS encoding DUF4878 domain-containing protein produces MKKGILFIIFITLFTLTGCSKKDSPETAAKEFISSFMTGDVESFNKYATDSTKGIFVLAMSMKCNQDKLQNNMAECLKEVGSNLKSVEVKNVKQINENEAVVTLKETYANGKISHENIPVIKTKDGWKVNIKK; encoded by the coding sequence ATGAAAAAGGGGATTTTATTTATTATTTTTATTACACTTTTCACATTAACAGGATGTAGTAAAAAAGACTCACCTGAAACCGCTGCAAAAGAATTTATTTCGTCATTTATGACAGGAGATGTTGAATCTTTTAACAAATATGCAACTGACTCTACTAAAGGGATTTTTGTATTAGCTATGTCAATGAAATGTAATCAAGACAAATTACAAAACAATATGGCCGAATGCTTAAAAGAAGTGGGAAGCAATTTAAAGTCTGTTGAAGTAAAAAATGTAAAACAAATTAATGAGAATGAAGCAGTAGTAACATTAAAGGAAACATACGCAAATGGTAAAATAAGTCATGAAAATATTCCTGTTATAAAAACAAAAGACGGATGGAAAGTAAATATAAAAAAATAA
- the modA gene encoding molybdate ABC transporter substrate-binding protein — MRKLILIFISFMFSYASEIYVAAAANTTYAMPEIIKKFNQKYPDVKVNVILASSGKLTAQIMHGAEYDVFMSANMKYPEFLYKKGIAKSKPKIYAKGAIALFSIKNIKLDNFKKALLNAKSIAIANPKTAPYGRAAVEAMKNAGIYGNVKNRLIFAETVSAVIPYTVNSADIGIVAKSSLFSPKMKKYKNFADVPKSLYKPINQGIIMLNNKKDTVKFYNYIFSDDAKEVFKKYGYIF, encoded by the coding sequence ATGCGTAAATTGATACTGATATTTATCTCATTTATGTTTTCATATGCTTCTGAAATTTATGTGGCTGCTGCTGCAAATACAACATATGCAATGCCGGAAATAATTAAAAAATTCAATCAAAAATATCCTGATGTAAAGGTAAATGTTATTCTGGCAAGCAGCGGTAAACTTACGGCACAGATTATGCACGGTGCGGAATATGACGTATTTATGTCCGCTAATATGAAATATCCCGAGTTTTTATATAAAAAAGGAATTGCTAAAAGCAAACCGAAAATTTATGCAAAAGGGGCAATAGCTCTTTTCAGCATAAAAAATATTAAACTTGATAATTTCAAAAAAGCTTTGTTAAATGCAAAATCTATAGCCATTGCAAATCCTAAAACGGCGCCTTATGGAAGAGCAGCCGTAGAAGCGATGAAGAATGCCGGTATATACGGTAATGTTAAAAATAGGCTTATTTTTGCCGAAACTGTAAGTGCCGTTATTCCGTATACTGTTAATTCTGCAGATATAGGGATTGTTGCAAAGAGTTCACTTTTTTCTCCTAAAATGAAAAAATACAAAAATTTTGCAGACGTTCCCAAATCTCTTTATAAACCTATAAATCAGGGTATAATAATGCTTAACAACAAAAAAGACACGGTTAAGTTTTATAATTATATTTTTTCCGACGACGCTAAAGAAGTGTTTAAAAAATACGGTTATATATTTTAA